One genomic window of Chitinophagaceae bacterium includes the following:
- a CDS encoding DUF4907 domain-containing protein, giving the protein MKAFQLFLSRQLLVGVIFLILYSCNHADETNTTENTVAGQPDNTVIKTEDNTDTIHNAAVVVTKKETELPAGFKYTIIESEENTFGYDIYKDEKLMIHQSSIPALPGNKGFNTKEMAASVAHLVIEKINKGEMPPTVSPEELKTLGVQIDQ; this is encoded by the coding sequence ATGAAAGCATTCCAGTTATTTCTATCCCGGCAATTATTGGTTGGAGTTATATTCCTTATCCTTTATTCCTGTAATCATGCTGACGAAACAAACACCACTGAAAATACAGTTGCCGGGCAGCCGGATAACACGGTGATAAAGACGGAAGACAACACCGATACCATTCATAACGCTGCAGTTGTAGTAACCAAAAAAGAAACTGAACTACCAGCCGGTTTTAAATACACTATAATTGAATCCGAAGAAAATACATTCGGATACGATATTTACAAAGATGAAAAACTGATGATACATCAGTCGTCTATACCAGCTCTTCCCGGAAATAAAGGTTTCAACACAAAAGAAATGGCAGCCTCTGTTGCGCATTTAGTGATTGAAAAAATCAACAAAGGTGAAATGCCACCTACAGTTTCTCCAGAAGAATTAAAAACTTTGGGAGTTCAGATCGATCAGTGA